The following proteins come from a genomic window of Kwoniella bestiolae CBS 10118 chromosome 3, complete sequence:
- a CDS encoding phosphoadenosine phosphosulfate reductase, whose protein sequence is MTDSEILTPQYTPEEIDKFNAELENKSPQDILRWAIDNLEGLYQTTAFGLTGTAALDMISKISQEREEIHLVPLIFLDTLHHFPETLTLSQTASETYLAELHTYKPPGVSTQEEFTAKYGDKLWETDEASYDYLVKVEPAARAYKELGVRAVITGRRRSQGSDRANLKVIEVDERGLIKVNPLISLGYKEVKDYVDRENVPYNPLLDQGYRSIGDVHSTAPPDPNAVNSDANERSGRWQGKSKTECGLHTNYFEMKKKFEEKAKGGQ, encoded by the exons ATGACAGACTCCGAGATACTCACCCCCCAATACACCCCCGAGGAGATCGATAAGTTCAACGCTGAGTTGGAGAACAAATCACCCCAGGATATTTTGAGATGGGCTATAGATAACTTGGAGGGGCTGTATCAGACGACAGCATTTGGATT GACGGGCACAGCTGCGTTGGATATGATCTCCAAGATATCTcaggaaagagaggagattcACCTGGTACCATTG ATATTCCTAGACACGCTCCACCACTTCCCCGAGACCCTCACACTCTCCCAAACAGCCTCAGAAACCTACCTCGCCGAACTACACACCTACAAACCACCCGGTGTCTCCACCCAAGAAGAGTTCACTGCGAAATACGGCGACAAGCTGTGGGAGACGGACGAGGCGTCATACGACTACTTAGTCAAGGTGGAACCTGCCGCGCGGGCGTACAAGGAACTGGGTGTGAGGGCTGTGATCACTGGTCGAAGGAGGTCGCAGGGGAGTGATAGGGCCAATCTTAAGGTTATAGAAGTAGATGAGAGGGGGTTGATTAAAGTAAATCCGTTGATTTCGTTGGGGTATAAGGAGGTTAAGGATTATGTTGATAggga AAACGTCCCCTACAACCCCCTCCTAGACCAAGGCTACCGCTCAATAGGTGACGTGCACTCCACAGCACCACCCGACCCTAACGCAGTGAATTCCGACGCCAACGAAAGGAGCGGAAGGTGGCAGGGGAAGTCCAAGACGGAGTGTGGACTGCACACGAACTACtttgagatgaagaagaagtttGAGGAGAAGGCTAAAGGTGGGCAGTGA